A genomic region of Mesorhizobium sp. NZP2077 contains the following coding sequences:
- the galE gene encoding UDP-glucose 4-epimerase GalE, whose translation MTVLVTGGAGYIGSHMVWELLDAGESVVVLDRLSTGFEWAVAPEAKLVVGDVADKELVGSIIRENKVDAIIHFAGSIVVPESVADPLAYYENNTSKTRTLIETAVREGVPNFIFSSTAAVYGGAGLEPVREDARLAPESPYGLSKLMSEWMLRDAATAHPIRYTALRYFNVAGADPKGRTGQSTPGATHLIKVACETALGKRPFMQVFGTNYPTPDGTCMRDYIHVSDLAAAHRLALQRLRAGGTSLVANCGYSHGYSVLEVIESVRRAFGHDFEVKMGDRRPGDAAAVVANSDLARAELGWTPQRDDLDQIVADALAWERILTSKNSARG comes from the coding sequence ATGACAGTGTTGGTAACAGGCGGTGCCGGCTATATCGGCAGCCACATGGTCTGGGAATTGCTGGATGCCGGCGAAAGTGTGGTCGTTCTCGACCGGCTTTCCACCGGCTTCGAATGGGCGGTGGCGCCGGAAGCAAAGCTCGTCGTTGGCGATGTCGCCGACAAGGAATTGGTCGGATCGATCATCCGGGAGAACAAGGTCGACGCCATCATCCATTTCGCCGGCTCCATCGTGGTCCCGGAATCGGTCGCCGACCCGCTTGCCTATTACGAGAACAACACTTCGAAGACGCGCACGCTGATCGAAACCGCGGTGCGCGAGGGCGTGCCCAATTTCATCTTTTCCTCGACCGCCGCCGTCTATGGCGGCGCCGGGCTGGAGCCGGTGCGCGAGGATGCCCGCCTGGCGCCGGAATCGCCTTACGGCCTGTCCAAGTTGATGAGCGAATGGATGCTGCGCGACGCGGCGACAGCGCATCCCATACGCTACACGGCGCTGCGCTATTTCAACGTCGCCGGCGCCGATCCGAAGGGTCGCACCGGCCAGTCGACGCCGGGCGCCACCCATCTGATCAAGGTCGCCTGCGAGACGGCACTCGGCAAGCGCCCGTTCATGCAGGTGTTCGGCACCAACTATCCGACGCCAGACGGCACCTGCATGCGCGACTATATCCATGTCAGTGACCTAGCCGCGGCGCATCGCCTGGCCCTGCAACGGCTGCGCGCCGGGGGCACGAGCCTCGTCGCCAATTGCGGTTACAGCCATGGCTATTCCGTGCTCGAGGTCATTGAGAGCGTGCGGCGCGCCTTCGGCCATGATTTCGAGGTCAAGATGGGCGACCGGCGTCCCGGCGATGCGGCGGCCGTGGTCGCCAATTCGGACCTCGCCCGGGCGGAACTCGGCTGGACGCCGCAACGCGACGACCTCGACCAGATCGTTGCCGACGCGCTCGCCTGGGAACGTATCCTGACCAGCAAGAATTCCGCGCGGGGCTGA
- the hemA gene encoding 5-aminolevulinate synthase, protein MNYQRFFEEAIDQLHAERRYRVFADLERIAGKFPRAIWRSNGRAEEITVWCSNDYLGMGQHPDVIAAFQEAAGKMGSGAGGTRNISGTSNPLVELEHELADLHGKDAALVFTSGFVSNEASISTIARLLPNCLIISDELNHASMIEGVRRSGAEKKIFRHNDVAHLESLLQAAGRERAKLIVFESVYSMDGDIAPIREIVELAERYNAMTYIDEVHAVGMYGPRGGGITEREGLADRIDIIEGTLAKAFGTLGGYITGTSAVIDAVRSYAPGFIFTTALPPAIAAAATTSIRHLKRSQAERDAQQQQASRTKQILSAAGLPVMESPTHIVPVLVGDPELCKMASDRLLGVHGIYIQPINYPTVPRGTERLRITPTPFHSDTLIAGLQDALIETWDALGIPYGSAGRPTVAKSDRIVPLLVPKSGG, encoded by the coding sequence ATGAACTACCAGCGGTTCTTCGAAGAAGCGATCGACCAGCTCCACGCGGAGCGTCGCTATCGTGTCTTCGCCGACCTTGAGCGTATCGCGGGCAAGTTTCCGCGCGCCATATGGCGTTCCAATGGCCGTGCCGAGGAAATCACCGTCTGGTGTTCCAACGACTATCTCGGCATGGGCCAGCATCCCGATGTCATCGCCGCGTTCCAGGAAGCGGCCGGCAAGATGGGTTCGGGCGCCGGCGGCACCCGCAACATTTCCGGCACTTCCAACCCGCTGGTCGAGCTCGAGCATGAGCTTGCCGACCTGCACGGCAAGGACGCCGCCCTGGTCTTCACCTCCGGCTTCGTCTCCAACGAAGCGTCGATTTCGACCATTGCGCGGCTTTTGCCCAACTGCCTGATCATCTCGGACGAGCTGAACCACGCCTCGATGATCGAGGGTGTGCGGCGCTCGGGCGCCGAGAAGAAGATCTTCCGCCACAACGATGTCGCGCATCTGGAAAGCCTGTTGCAGGCGGCGGGGCGCGAGCGCGCCAAGCTGATCGTCTTCGAAAGCGTCTATTCGATGGACGGCGACATCGCGCCGATCAGAGAGATCGTCGAACTCGCCGAGCGCTACAACGCCATGACCTATATCGACGAGGTCCATGCGGTGGGCATGTACGGGCCGCGCGGCGGCGGCATCACCGAGCGCGAGGGCCTGGCCGACCGTATCGACATCATCGAAGGCACGCTGGCCAAGGCGTTCGGCACGTTGGGCGGCTACATCACCGGCACCAGTGCAGTCATCGACGCGGTGCGCTCCTATGCGCCGGGCTTCATCTTCACCACGGCGCTGCCGCCAGCGATCGCCGCGGCGGCAACCACCTCGATCCGCCATTTGAAGCGCTCGCAGGCCGAGCGCGACGCACAGCAGCAGCAGGCGAGCCGGACCAAGCAGATCCTGTCGGCGGCCGGTTTGCCGGTGATGGAGTCGCCAACCCATATCGTGCCGGTGCTGGTCGGAGACCCCGAGCTCTGCAAGATGGCCAGTGACCGCCTGCTCGGCGTGCACGGCATCTACATCCAGCCGATCAACTACCCGACCGTGCCGCGCGGCACGGAGCGGCTGCGCATCACGCCGACACCGTTCCATTCCGACACGCTGATCGCGGGGCTGCAGGACGCGCTGATCGAGACCTGGGATGCGCTGGGCATTCCCTACGGCTCCGCCGGCCGGCCCACTGTCGCCAAGAGCGACCGGATCGTTCCTCTGCTGGTGCCGAAGTCGGGCGGTTGA